One window from the genome of Ideonella sp. WA131b encodes:
- the flgL gene encoding flagellar hook-associated protein FlgL, whose protein sequence is MRISTANAYETSISNLQKRQTALSDAQERLTSGKRVLRPSDDPSAAAVSERALAAQQRSDAQLRALGASRNAMQLSEAALGDAGELMAQARELLVSAGNGSYDDSDRRSIAQAIRGLRDDLLAVANRQDGAGRYLFGGQGSNTPPLVDAPGGVSYVGTEGQLLAAGGTATPLSIDGRAAWLSGEDPAAPGTPVSLFDALDRAVTELSTPGRSGAAIAATVSHGLGEFDIAANQLASWRSRAGEALNRIEGLEQRVQQAKLDAQTERSEAEDLDLLAAISDFQNRQTGYDAALKTYSIVQRMSLFEYLR, encoded by the coding sequence ATGCGCATTTCGACCGCCAACGCCTACGAGACCTCGATCAGCAATCTGCAGAAGCGCCAGACGGCGCTGAGCGACGCACAGGAGCGCCTCACCAGCGGCAAGCGCGTGCTGCGGCCGAGCGACGATCCCAGCGCAGCTGCCGTGTCCGAGCGGGCGCTGGCCGCGCAACAGCGCAGCGACGCCCAGCTGCGGGCCCTGGGCGCCAGCCGCAACGCGATGCAGTTGTCCGAGGCGGCGTTGGGCGACGCTGGCGAGCTGATGGCGCAGGCCCGCGAGCTGCTCGTGTCCGCCGGCAACGGCAGCTACGACGACAGCGACCGCCGGTCCATTGCCCAGGCCATCCGCGGGCTGCGCGACGACCTGCTGGCCGTGGCCAACCGCCAGGATGGCGCCGGCCGCTACCTGTTCGGCGGCCAGGGCAGCAACACGCCGCCGCTCGTCGACGCGCCCGGTGGCGTGAGCTATGTCGGCACCGAAGGCCAGCTGCTGGCGGCCGGCGGCACCGCCACGCCCTTGTCCATCGACGGCCGCGCCGCCTGGCTGTCTGGCGAGGATCCGGCGGCCCCGGGCACGCCGGTGTCGCTCTTCGACGCGCTGGACCGGGCCGTCACCGAGCTGTCGACGCCTGGACGCAGTGGCGCTGCCATCGCCGCCACCGTCAGCCACGGGCTCGGTGAGTTCGACATCGCGGCCAATCAGCTCGCCTCGTGGCGCTCTCGCGCCGGAGAGGCGCTCAACCGCATCGAGGGTCTTGAGCAGCGCGTGCAGCAGGCCAAGCTGGATGCGCAGACCGAGCGCTCCGAGGCAGAAGACCTCGATCTGCTGGCGGCAATCTCCGACTTTCAGAACCGGCAGACCGGCTACGATGCCGCACTGAAGACGTACTCCATTGTCCAGCGCATGAGTCTGTTCGAATACCTCCGCTGA
- a CDS encoding flagellar basal body P-ring protein FlgI: MTLALAALAASTAVWWPLPAAASRAAAAAAPAAPAATVRIKELAAVQGVRANQLLGYGLVVGLDGTGDQATQSPNTTQSLQSLLQQLGVTLPPGVSLSPRNVAAALVTAQLPAFAQPGQTIDVTVSSMGNAKSLRGGTLIATPLRGADGQIYALAQGNLVVGGAGASAGGSKVQINHLSAGRIPEGATVERGVPTPLLDGDSLTLGVNASDFATAAAIAEAINRDQGDEIAMPLDGRSVRVRMPAQPGARLAFLARMENLPVALARPAARVVLNARTGSVIVNDAVTLGPCAVAHGNLSVTISTTPVVSQPGPFSGGNTVQAERSDIAIAQQGGSLIALPAGAKLADVVKALNSLGATPMDLLAILQAMKAAGALHAEIEVI, encoded by the coding sequence ATGACCCTCGCCCTGGCCGCGCTGGCCGCAAGTACGGCCGTGTGGTGGCCGCTGCCGGCCGCCGCGTCGCGGGCCGCTGCCGCGGCCGCACCGGCTGCGCCGGCGGCCACCGTGCGCATCAAGGAGCTGGCCGCCGTGCAGGGCGTGCGCGCCAACCAGCTGCTGGGCTACGGCCTCGTCGTGGGCCTGGACGGCACGGGCGACCAGGCCACCCAGTCGCCCAACACCACCCAGAGCCTGCAGTCGCTGCTGCAGCAGCTGGGCGTGACGCTGCCACCCGGTGTCAGCTTGTCGCCGCGCAACGTGGCGGCGGCGCTGGTGACGGCACAGCTGCCGGCGTTTGCCCAACCGGGGCAGACCATCGACGTCACCGTGAGCTCGATGGGCAACGCCAAGAGCCTGCGCGGCGGGACGCTCATCGCCACGCCACTGCGGGGGGCCGACGGCCAGATCTACGCCCTGGCGCAGGGCAACCTGGTGGTGGGCGGTGCCGGGGCCTCGGCGGGCGGCAGCAAGGTGCAGATCAACCACCTGTCGGCGGGCCGCATTCCCGAGGGCGCGACCGTGGAGCGCGGGGTGCCGACGCCGCTGCTCGACGGCGACTCGCTGACGCTGGGTGTCAATGCGAGCGACTTCGCCACCGCTGCGGCCATCGCCGAGGCCATCAACCGGGACCAGGGCGACGAGATCGCGATGCCGCTGGACGGGCGCAGCGTGCGCGTCAGGATGCCGGCCCAGCCAGGCGCGCGGCTGGCCTTCCTGGCCCGCATGGAAAACCTGCCGGTCGCGCTGGCGCGGCCGGCTGCGCGCGTGGTGCTGAACGCGCGCACGGGCTCGGTGATCGTGAACGACGCGGTGACGCTGGGTCCGTGCGCGGTCGCGCACGGCAACCTGTCGGTGACGATCAGCACGACCCCGGTGGTCAGCCAGCCAGGGCCGTTCAGCGGCGGCAACACGGTGCAGGCCGAGCGCAGCGACATCGCCATCGCGCAGCAGGGCGGCTCGCTCATCGCGCTTCCGGCCGGCGCCAAGCTCGCCGACGTGGTGAAGGCGCTGAACTCGCTGGGCGCCACGCCGATGGACCTGCTGGCCATCCTGCAGGCCATGAAGGCCGCCGGCGCGCTGCACGCCGAGATTGAGGTCATCTGA
- a CDS encoding PAS domain S-box protein, giving the protein MTAASGDAGIPSALPPGLWDSAVPMWLQGPDFRVVDVNEACARLLGRARERLRGLDAVDWLPPEDRERARQERRLGGIGGVVRCRLPDGDGRLRWLVQTSVDLGVPGRPSLLLVQLHDDPIGHEVHERARRADDEIARWFELSPVGMVVYDSRGLVLRSNAAFETLVGRVPAALADALPELQRLLAWVSTATGGMLEPALAEGEDAVERQAALPGPQGRRRVCARLARQQGWPGQTRVMAVVQDRSAEDERDRAHRELALLMDSGSIGVSTFDPAQGWLQPLPAGPAAQPGGEATQASALVGVGRDSVLPESRPDYERLLQALKAGEAVDVTYAVRHAQLGLRWLHTRVSPNLGGAVGRTTSVITRDVTDRHGANLRNERLMHEMTTILDSSPAGVAYLRGLALVRCNRRFERMLGFAVGAAAGASLKEILARSIGPVRAVQDALVALAEGGSFEAELPLVRDEAPPRWFSFSVRRVGPAGDQAEAVAVLTDITRLKMQQAELEKSVRDRELMFNVSEVGIVWQRGTRIERANQAMVLLSGWSATELALLDPAELYPDTRSCVDFEARIDQGLRAEARFVGERLLKRRDGRHVWVQVAVRQVDPEEAGAGVISSFVDIDERRRARESLSEQAERTRAILDSVLVGIVTVSERGIEWMNRSARRMFAGELADLLGEPTSIVATSEPGHPLRRDDWLAVLQEGTAETFECRLRGRDGREFWVAGNAVLSRGLSGGREVTFALLDIERRRQAELRIAEAQASLQRVIETAPAAIALFDADTQVVRQANQTAGAFLGAGLFAGRGDAVGAVVADPALADALAGWLRSVVAGGVQQRHEWRSGGDDAADARVWDCRLAPLSEPGEPGSRLVLLVASDVTEQRAAEQARLLAAIAQRETLVREVHHRIKNNLQGVAGLLMQTAGKHPAVKDILTDAVGQVQAIAQVYGLQMGRAGPLALTGLLRAVTASMARMSGRTIDVQVRGEVPHELPENESIPIALILNELLSNAIRHGQGGDVRCTLAVDGEAVVLGIASQGRLPEGFELQRTGRSAVAGLGLVRALLPRRSGRLRLEQQGQEVVAVIELQAPAVRLPTPWAADPDR; this is encoded by the coding sequence ATGACAGCCGCGAGCGGCGACGCCGGGATCCCGTCCGCGCTGCCGCCGGGGCTGTGGGACTCGGCGGTGCCGATGTGGCTGCAAGGGCCGGACTTCCGTGTCGTTGACGTCAACGAGGCTTGCGCCCGGCTTCTGGGCCGGGCGCGCGAGCGCCTGCGCGGACTGGATGCGGTCGACTGGCTGCCGCCCGAAGACCGCGAACGGGCGCGCCAGGAGCGGCGCCTGGGCGGCATCGGCGGGGTTGTGCGTTGCCGCCTGCCCGACGGCGATGGCCGATTGCGCTGGCTGGTCCAGACGTCGGTCGATCTCGGCGTGCCGGGCCGGCCGTCTTTGTTGCTGGTGCAGCTTCATGACGACCCCATCGGGCACGAAGTCCACGAGCGGGCACGTCGCGCCGATGACGAGATTGCGCGCTGGTTCGAACTCAGTCCCGTGGGCATGGTGGTGTACGACAGCCGCGGGCTGGTGCTGCGCAGCAATGCGGCGTTCGAGACCCTTGTCGGCCGCGTGCCGGCGGCACTGGCCGATGCGTTGCCCGAGCTGCAGCGTCTGCTCGCTTGGGTGTCGACGGCCACTGGTGGCATGCTCGAGCCCGCGCTGGCCGAAGGCGAAGACGCCGTCGAGCGCCAAGCCGCATTGCCGGGGCCCCAGGGCAGGCGACGGGTGTGCGCCAGACTCGCTCGTCAGCAAGGCTGGCCGGGCCAAACGCGCGTCATGGCCGTGGTGCAGGACCGCAGCGCGGAAGACGAGCGCGACCGCGCGCATCGCGAGCTGGCGCTGCTCATGGACAGCGGCAGCATCGGTGTGTCGACCTTCGACCCAGCCCAAGGTTGGCTGCAACCGCTACCGGCCGGGCCCGCTGCACAGCCGGGCGGCGAGGCCACGCAGGCCAGCGCGCTGGTGGGCGTGGGCCGCGACAGCGTGCTGCCCGAGTCGCGGCCCGACTACGAGCGGCTGCTGCAGGCGCTGAAGGCCGGCGAAGCGGTCGACGTGACTTACGCCGTGCGCCACGCGCAGCTGGGGCTGCGCTGGCTGCACACCCGTGTCAGCCCGAATCTCGGCGGCGCTGTCGGCCGCACGACATCGGTCATCACCCGCGACGTCACCGACCGGCACGGTGCCAACCTGCGCAACGAGCGGCTGATGCACGAGATGACAACCATCCTCGACAGCTCGCCAGCCGGCGTGGCCTACCTGCGCGGCCTTGCGCTGGTCCGTTGCAACCGTCGCTTCGAGCGCATGCTGGGCTTCGCGGTCGGGGCCGCTGCCGGAGCCTCACTCAAGGAGATCCTGGCCCGCAGCATAGGGCCGGTGCGTGCCGTGCAGGACGCGCTGGTGGCGCTGGCCGAGGGCGGCAGCTTCGAGGCCGAGCTGCCCTTGGTACGCGACGAGGCCCCGCCCCGTTGGTTCTCGTTCAGCGTGCGACGAGTCGGCCCGGCAGGCGACCAGGCCGAGGCGGTGGCCGTGCTCACCGACATCACCCGGCTGAAGATGCAGCAGGCCGAGCTCGAGAAGTCGGTGCGTGATCGCGAGCTGATGTTCAACGTCTCCGAGGTCGGCATCGTCTGGCAGCGAGGCACACGCATCGAACGCGCCAACCAGGCCATGGTCCTGCTCAGCGGCTGGAGCGCCACCGAGCTGGCCCTGCTCGACCCGGCAGAGCTCTACCCCGACACCCGAAGCTGCGTCGACTTCGAGGCGCGCATCGACCAGGGACTGCGGGCCGAGGCCCGCTTCGTGGGCGAGCGGCTGCTGAAGCGACGTGACGGCCGGCACGTCTGGGTGCAGGTGGCGGTGCGCCAGGTCGACCCCGAGGAGGCAGGCGCTGGGGTGATCAGCAGTTTCGTCGACATTGACGAGCGCAGGCGCGCGCGCGAGTCGCTCAGCGAGCAGGCCGAGCGCACGCGCGCCATCCTGGACTCGGTGCTGGTCGGCATTGTCACCGTCTCCGAGCGCGGCATCGAGTGGATGAACCGCTCGGCGCGGCGCATGTTTGCCGGCGAGCTGGCCGACCTCCTTGGCGAGCCGACGTCGATCGTGGCCACCTCCGAGCCCGGGCACCCGCTGCGCCGCGACGACTGGCTGGCGGTGCTGCAGGAAGGCACGGCCGAGACTTTCGAGTGCCGTCTGCGCGGCCGCGACGGGCGCGAGTTCTGGGTGGCCGGCAACGCCGTGCTCAGCCGGGGCCTGAGCGGTGGTCGCGAGGTGACCTTCGCGCTCCTCGACATCGAGCGGCGCCGCCAGGCCGAACTGCGCATCGCCGAGGCCCAGGCCTCCCTGCAGCGCGTGATCGAGACCGCGCCGGCCGCCATCGCGCTGTTCGACGCCGACACGCAGGTCGTGCGCCAGGCCAATCAGACGGCCGGGGCCTTCCTCGGGGCCGGGCTGTTCGCGGGCCGCGGCGACGCGGTCGGTGCGGTCGTGGCCGACCCGGCCCTGGCGGATGCGCTCGCCGGGTGGCTTCGGAGTGTCGTGGCGGGTGGTGTCCAGCAGCGCCACGAGTGGCGCAGTGGTGGCGACGATGCCGCCGACGCGCGGGTGTGGGACTGTCGGCTGGCGCCGCTGTCGGAGCCCGGCGAGCCTGGTTCGCGGCTGGTGTTGCTGGTGGCCAGTGATGTCACCGAGCAGCGCGCCGCGGAGCAGGCACGCCTGCTGGCCGCGATCGCCCAGCGCGAGACCCTGGTGCGCGAGGTTCACCACCGCATCAAGAACAACCTGCAGGGCGTGGCGGGCCTGTTGATGCAGACCGCCGGCAAGCACCCGGCGGTGAAGGACATCCTGACCGATGCGGTGGGCCAGGTGCAGGCCATCGCCCAGGTTTACGGCCTGCAGATGGGACGCGCGGGCCCGCTGGCCCTGACAGGTCTGCTGCGCGCGGTGACCGCATCGATGGCGCGCATGTCCGGCCGCACGATCGATGTGCAGGTGCGGGGCGAGGTGCCGCACGAGCTGCCGGAGAACGAATCGATCCCGATCGCGCTGATCCTCAATGAGCTGCTGAGCAACGCCATACGCCACGGCCAGGGCGGCGACGTGCGCTGCACCTTGGCGGTTGACGGCGAGGCCGTGGTGCTGGGCATTGCCTCGCAGGGCCGCCTGCCCGAGGGCTTCGAGCTGCAGCGCACCGGGCGCAGCGCGGTGGCCGGTCTGGGCCTGGTCAGGGCCCTTCTGCCGCGGCGAAGCGGCCGCCTCAGGCTCGAGCAGCAGGGTCAGGAGGTGGTGGCCGTCATCGAGCTGCAGGCGCCGGCGGTGCGGTTGCCGACGCCATGGGCGGCCGACCCCGATCGGTGA
- the flgK gene encoding flagellar hook-associated protein FlgK yields the protein MSLGMKAMAASYAGLQVTGHNIANAGVEGFSRQQVSLTTPEGQFTGSGFFGRGVVVESVVRAHDAFLTREAATARSLSAMDASRLTQLRRLEEVFQLGETSLGAATTELVDAFADLANRPADLSTRQVVLARARDLADRFTEASGRLDTLQDGVAASLRVSVQQINSLAGSIAEVNRRIADLKGLGQPANDLLDERDRLVSRLAEQVQVTRMESSDGTLSVFIGGGQRLVLGSQSTPLEVEQDSADPERLAVALAEGGALRTLEEGVLAGGALTGLLRFQNTDLVAARTRIGQLAASVGEAINEQHQRGMNLQPPVGSVASSALFAIGAPQVTRNLDNQRDSAGALIGSVSMAIEDAAQLQASEYTLQETVPGSGSWMLLRLSDGRQTAVADGDLVDGMRITFGTPPPQNGDRFLLQPVSRAAGGFAALLDDPLDIAAASPLTATPSPANTGTAAVSSLRITGTPIIANAMTTVSFVSNTGSYTWALRDGGGALLDSGSGTWTPGATLPPAGVDINGFSLRLTGVPLNGDVITVAPTPGSAVASNNGNATALLALRDAALTGGRTPTDAWSEALADIGVRVQSAETTSTISQTVAQQAETQRADKSGVNLDEEAARLIQYQQSYQAAAKVLQVAQAVFQELIDVAGN from the coding sequence ATGTCCCTGGGCATGAAGGCCATGGCGGCCAGCTACGCCGGGCTTCAGGTCACTGGACACAACATCGCCAACGCCGGTGTCGAGGGCTTCTCGCGCCAGCAGGTGTCGCTCACCACGCCCGAGGGCCAGTTCACCGGGTCGGGCTTCTTCGGCCGGGGCGTGGTGGTGGAGTCGGTCGTGCGGGCTCATGACGCCTTTCTCACGCGCGAGGCGGCGACCGCACGCTCGCTGTCGGCGATGGACGCGTCCCGCCTGACCCAGCTGCGCCGCCTTGAGGAGGTTTTCCAGCTTGGCGAGACCAGCCTCGGCGCCGCCACCACGGAGCTGGTGGACGCTTTCGCCGACCTGGCCAACCGGCCTGCCGATTTGTCCACGCGCCAGGTGGTGCTGGCACGGGCTCGTGACCTCGCCGACCGCTTCACCGAAGCCAGCGGCCGCCTGGACACGCTTCAAGATGGCGTGGCCGCTTCGCTGCGCGTGAGCGTGCAGCAGATCAACAGCCTGGCTGGAAGCATTGCCGAGGTCAACCGCCGCATCGCCGACCTCAAGGGCCTGGGGCAGCCGGCCAACGATCTGCTCGACGAGCGCGACCGTCTCGTCTCGCGGCTGGCCGAACAGGTCCAGGTCACGCGCATGGAGTCCTCGGACGGCACGCTCTCCGTGTTCATCGGTGGTGGCCAGCGCCTGGTTCTGGGCTCTCAGTCCACGCCGCTGGAGGTGGAGCAGGACAGTGCCGATCCGGAGCGCCTGGCGGTGGCGCTGGCAGAGGGTGGCGCGCTGCGCACGCTCGAGGAGGGCGTGCTTGCCGGCGGCGCTCTGACCGGCCTGCTGCGGTTCCAGAATACCGACCTCGTGGCGGCGCGCACGCGCATCGGTCAGCTCGCAGCCAGCGTTGGCGAGGCCATCAATGAACAGCATCAACGCGGCATGAATCTGCAGCCACCTGTGGGCAGCGTGGCGTCTTCGGCGCTGTTCGCCATCGGCGCGCCGCAAGTCACCCGCAACCTTGACAACCAGCGCGACAGTGCTGGGGCCCTCATCGGCTCGGTGTCCATGGCCATCGAGGACGCCGCGCAGCTGCAGGCCAGCGAGTACACGCTGCAGGAAACGGTGCCTGGATCCGGCAGCTGGATGCTGTTGCGCCTGAGCGACGGCCGCCAGACCGCGGTGGCGGACGGCGACCTCGTCGACGGCATGCGCATCACCTTCGGCACGCCGCCGCCGCAAAACGGCGACCGCTTCCTGCTGCAGCCGGTGTCGCGTGCGGCGGGCGGTTTCGCGGCCTTGCTGGACGATCCGCTGGACATTGCCGCTGCCTCACCGCTGACGGCCACGCCGAGCCCGGCCAACACCGGCACCGCCGCCGTGAGCTCGCTGCGCATCACCGGCACCCCGATCATCGCCAACGCCATGACCACCGTCAGCTTCGTCAGCAACACTGGCAGCTACACCTGGGCGCTGCGCGACGGCGGCGGTGCCCTGCTCGACAGCGGCTCAGGCACCTGGACGCCGGGCGCGACGCTGCCGCCGGCGGGTGTGGACATCAACGGCTTCTCGCTGCGGCTGACGGGCGTGCCCCTCAACGGCGACGTGATCACGGTGGCGCCCACGCCCGGCAGTGCCGTGGCGTCGAACAACGGCAACGCGACGGCGCTGCTGGCGCTGCGTGACGCTGCCCTCACCGGTGGCCGTACACCCACTGACGCCTGGAGCGAGGCGCTCGCCGACATCGGTGTGCGTGTGCAGAGCGCGGAGACCACGTCGACGATTTCGCAGACCGTTGCCCAGCAGGCCGAGACCCAACGGGCCGACAAGTCCGGCGTCAACCTCGACGAAGAGGCCGCGCGGCTGATCCAGTACCAGCAGAGTTACCAGGCCGCGGCCAAGGTGTTGCAGGTGGCGCAGGCCGTTTTCCAGGAGCTCATCGACGTCGCTGGGAATTGA
- the flgJ gene encoding flagellar assembly peptidoglycan hydrolase FlgJ produces the protein MLSTPLPQVATGGLAQDTRSLDALRGRAASDPRGAAREASRQFEALFMNELMKSMRATTLEADDGSGSLSGRSLSTSMLDGQFAQQLSGRLGGLSEAIQRQLERQMGLSPGPIPVTGSANNTPAPLSARPQPVRVPQTGAAGFVQQHMGAAQRAETETGIPAAFMVSQAALETGWGRKEIRHADGSPSFNLFGIKAGAGWKGPVAEIVTTEYIDGRPQKVTAKFRAYSSYGDSFADYARLMRTSPRYAAATQAVAAQSRTASAGDATHATRFAQGLQQSGYATDPTYADKLTRVINTTLRLHRSLTA, from the coding sequence ATGCTGTCGACACCCTTGCCGCAGGTGGCCACCGGCGGCCTGGCCCAAGACACGCGTTCGCTCGATGCGCTGCGCGGTCGTGCCGCCAGCGATCCGCGTGGCGCCGCGCGCGAGGCCTCGCGCCAGTTCGAGGCCCTGTTCATGAACGAGCTGATGAAGTCGATGCGTGCTACCACCCTGGAGGCGGACGACGGCAGCGGCAGCCTGTCGGGCCGCAGCCTGTCGACCTCGATGCTCGATGGTCAGTTTGCGCAACAGCTCTCGGGTCGACTGGGTGGCCTGTCCGAGGCCATCCAGCGCCAGCTGGAGCGCCAGATGGGCCTGTCGCCGGGGCCGATCCCGGTCACGGGCAGCGCCAACAACACACCCGCGCCGCTGTCGGCCCGGCCGCAGCCGGTGCGTGTGCCGCAGACCGGCGCGGCCGGATTCGTGCAGCAGCACATGGGCGCGGCGCAGCGGGCCGAGACCGAGACCGGCATTCCGGCGGCCTTCATGGTGTCGCAGGCGGCGCTGGAGACGGGCTGGGGCCGCAAGGAGATCCGCCACGCCGACGGCTCGCCTAGCTTCAACCTGTTCGGCATCAAGGCTGGCGCGGGCTGGAAGGGTCCGGTGGCGGAAATCGTCACCACCGAGTACATCGACGGTCGCCCGCAGAAGGTGACGGCGAAGTTCCGCGCCTACAGCAGCTATGGCGATAGCTTTGCCGACTATGCGCGCTTGATGAGGACGAGTCCGCGCTACGCCGCCGCGACTCAGGCGGTGGCCGCTCAGTCACGCACCGCCAGCGCCGGAGATGCCACACACGCGACGCGGTTCGCACAAGGCCTGCAGCAATCGGGTTATGCCACCGATCCGACCTACGCGGACAAGCTCACGCGTGTGATCAACACCACGCTGCGCCTGCATCGTTCCCTGACCGCCTGA
- a CDS encoding flagellar basal body L-ring protein FlgH: MRPAACLLLAAALLPGCAYVGPRVDVGDTGPVEPTSASPATGPATGSIFAAGAYRPLFEDHRARLVGDALTVNIVERVTATATSTSSVEKTGALSGGLAALPGISPNALRRATADANTSASSEGSGSTENRNEFSGTITVVVRQVLPNGHLLVAGEKQLGVNQNIDVLRFSGQVDPRAIQPGNSVPSAAIANVRLEQRGRGAAAEAQAMGWLQRFFINVLPI, translated from the coding sequence ATGCGCCCCGCCGCCTGTTTGCTGCTGGCAGCGGCGCTGCTGCCGGGCTGCGCCTACGTCGGCCCGCGCGTCGACGTCGGCGATACGGGGCCCGTGGAGCCGACCTCGGCGTCGCCCGCGACAGGGCCGGCCACGGGTTCGATCTTCGCAGCTGGCGCCTATCGCCCACTGTTCGAGGACCATCGCGCGCGTCTGGTGGGCGACGCACTGACGGTGAACATCGTCGAGCGCGTCACCGCGACCGCCACCAGCACCAGCTCGGTGGAGAAGACTGGAGCCCTGTCGGGCGGCCTGGCGGCGCTGCCCGGCATCAGTCCGAATGCGCTGCGCCGCGCCACGGCTGATGCGAACACGTCAGCCAGTTCCGAAGGCAGCGGCAGCACCGAGAACCGCAACGAGTTCAGCGGCACCATCACCGTCGTTGTGCGCCAGGTGCTGCCCAACGGCCACCTGCTGGTGGCGGGGGAGAAGCAGTTGGGCGTCAACCAGAACATCGACGTGCTGCGCTTTTCGGGCCAGGTCGACCCTCGCGCGATCCAGCCCGGCAACAGCGTGCCCAGTGCGGCGATCGCCAATGTGCGGCTCGAGCAGCGCGGGCGCGGTGCCGCCGCCGAGGCCCAGGCCATGGGCTGGCTGCAGCGCTTCTTCATCAACGTCCTGCCGATATGA
- a CDS encoding HDOD domain-containing protein, whose amino-acid sequence MFDHPVLDQLVLGYSPVVDRQRAVLATRLTLFPASPDPAQAASLQALRAVSTVRAGARTTADADAAFGCGAVAVQGWPVDDPPRAAGSRVKVATEMQMVMDLIQGVDRKQPVSQLEAVLRRDPTLAFRLLGHLNSLAFGLRAEFTSFGHAILMLGYPHLKRWLSLLLASSSAGAHAKPLLFAAVRRGLLMEALGRAPGDAEMRGEMFICGVFSLLDRMLQQPFGDLLQSVPVPDRVRQTLIATPGTERGGPYSPYLELVGAIERESLFDIRDCSEWLLLSPDEVNRALLSALRHAQLLEG is encoded by the coding sequence ATGTTCGATCATCCGGTTCTGGATCAGCTGGTACTGGGCTACAGCCCCGTCGTCGACCGACAGCGCGCCGTGTTGGCCACGCGCTTGACGCTGTTCCCGGCGAGTCCCGACCCGGCCCAGGCGGCTTCGCTCCAAGCCCTGCGCGCCGTCAGCACCGTGCGGGCCGGCGCGCGCACCACGGCCGATGCCGATGCGGCGTTTGGCTGTGGCGCCGTCGCGGTGCAGGGTTGGCCCGTCGACGACCCGCCGCGGGCGGCCGGCTCGCGTGTCAAGGTCGCGACCGAAATGCAGATGGTGATGGATCTGATCCAGGGCGTCGACCGCAAGCAGCCGGTGTCTCAGCTGGAGGCGGTGCTCAGGCGAGATCCGACGCTGGCCTTTCGGCTGCTGGGCCACCTGAACTCGCTGGCCTTTGGGCTCCGCGCGGAGTTCACGAGCTTCGGCCACGCCATCTTGATGCTCGGCTATCCGCATCTCAAGCGCTGGCTGTCGCTGCTGCTGGCCTCATCGAGCGCGGGTGCCCACGCCAAGCCACTGCTGTTCGCGGCCGTGCGACGCGGCCTGCTCATGGAGGCGCTCGGGCGCGCGCCGGGCGACGCCGAGATGCGCGGCGAAATGTTCATCTGCGGCGTGTTCTCGCTGCTCGACAGGATGCTGCAGCAGCCCTTTGGCGATCTGCTCCAGTCCGTGCCGGTGCCCGATCGCGTGCGCCAGACGCTGATCGCCACGCCCGGGACTGAGCGCGGCGGCCCCTACAGCCCCTATCTGGAGCTGGTCGGTGCGATCGAGCGAGAGTCCTTGTTCGACATCCGCGACTGCAGCGAGTGGCTGCTTCTCAGCCCGGATGAGGTCAACCGCGCACTGCTGTCCGCGCTGCGCCATGCGCAGCTCCTCGAAGGATGA
- a CDS encoding response regulator, which produces MVDAPNALSPPAPASKGRVLVVDDDRLVLATVSQGLADAGYEVIDAENGDDAILLARQHRPALALLDIRMPGMTGFDVAETLRDKYGIPFMFLSAFSDEPTLATVKALGAIAYLVKPLEVGQIVPAVEAAFGRLRSEGLPARTSRRDAAGYATAVPLAEPRADPLADPVPLAVGVLMHRFSLTRSQALQRLQRQAQEQGLALAQQAARLLVAVEQLSA; this is translated from the coding sequence ATGGTGGATGCCCCCAACGCCCTGTCCCCGCCTGCCCCGGCCAGCAAGGGCCGGGTGCTCGTCGTCGACGATGACAGGCTGGTCCTGGCCACCGTCTCCCAGGGCCTTGCCGATGCCGGCTACGAGGTCATCGACGCTGAAAACGGCGACGATGCCATCCTCTTGGCGCGCCAGCACCGGCCCGCGCTGGCGCTGCTCGATATCCGCATGCCGGGCATGACCGGCTTTGATGTGGCCGAGACGCTGCGCGACAAGTACGGCATCCCATTCATGTTCTTGTCGGCCTTTTCTGACGAGCCGACATTGGCCACCGTAAAGGCGCTGGGTGCCATCGCCTATCTGGTGAAGCCGCTCGAGGTGGGGCAGATCGTGCCGGCCGTCGAGGCCGCCTTCGGGCGCCTGCGCAGCGAAGGCCTGCCGGCCCGGACGTCGCGGCGCGACGCCGCCGGCTATGCGACGGCCGTTCCCCTGGCCGAGCCTCGGGCTGACCCGCTGGCTGACCCGGTGCCGCTGGCGGTCGGTGTGCTGATGCACCGCTTCTCGCTCACGCGGTCGCAGGCACTGCAGCGCCTGCAGCGTCAGGCCCAGGAGCAGGGCCTGGCACTGGCGCAACAGGCTGCCCGGCTGCTCGTGGCCGTGGAGCAGTTGTCGGCCTGA